The proteins below are encoded in one region of Centropristis striata isolate RG_2023a ecotype Rhode Island chromosome 12, C.striata_1.0, whole genome shotgun sequence:
- the hopx gene encoding homeodomain-only protein, whose amino-acid sequence MTSKAMECLNLSEDQVRVLEDNFKVTRHPDGMTLTLVAAECGLSEEETQKWFKLRNAQWRQAEGLPAQRGSVLD is encoded by the exons ATGACTTCTAAAGCGATGGAGTGTCTGAACCTGTCGGAGGATCAGGTCAGAGTGCTGGAGGACAATTTTAAAGTCACCAGGCATCCGGACGGGATGACGCTCACGTTGGTGGCTGCGGAGTGCGGGCTGTCAGAGGAGGAAACACAA AAATGGTTTAAGCTACGTAATGCACAGTGGAGGCAGGCGGAGGGTCTTCCAGCTCAACGCGGATCAGTGTTGGATTGA
- the LOC131981969 gene encoding zinc finger and BTB domain-containing protein 11-like codes for MDPFTFYRHLLKFILKGEFDPDVERADQAKLRRVSSNFIVKDNRLFYIGPSYQYMRLVVLSEEEKTSVLAKCHINPGTWNHNGVRSTRDKVIAGYYWHNLIQDVKDWVKNCERCQVDDRIKTIVSVTQAIKKTEKSTLKSEIKTEQQSITIQPNSPDSPPPAPSTPEIPDTPAAPTRKRKAEPDVSDSQHRVLNVISYQPDEEEHFLLSLAGALRRLPPRIRSEVKTKFQLILHDAEFCFDTSKTHTCRCSQTE; via the exons ATGGATCCTTTCACCTTTTACCGACATTTACTGAAATTCATCTTAAAAGGTGAATTTGACCCGGACGTTGAACGCGCAGATCAAGCCAAATTGAGACGCGTATCCTCAAATTTCATCGTTAAAG ACAACAGACTCTTCTACATCGGCCCCAGCTATCAGTACATGCGGCTAGTTGTGCTGTCAGAGGAAGAGAAGACATCTGTTCTGGCAAAGTGCCACATTAACCCTGGTACTTGGAATCACAACGGCGTCAGGAGCACCAGGGACAAAGTTATCGCTGGCTACTACTGGCACAACCTGATACAGGATGTTAAAGACTGG gtcAAGAACTGTGAGCGCTGCCAGGTTGATGATCGCATCAAGACTATTGTGTCAGTGACACAAGCCATTAAG aaaacagaaaagagcACACTCAAATCAGAGATCAAGACGGAACAACAGTCCATTACCATACAGCCTAACTCTCCGGACTCCCCTCCTCCAGCACCCAGCACACCTGAAATACCTGATACACCTGCTGCCCCGACTCGGAAGAGAAAGGCAGAGCCCGATGTGTCCGACTCTCAGCACCGCGTCCTTAATGTTATTAGTTATCAACCAGACGAGGAGGAGCATTTTCTTCTGAGTCTAGCTGGGGCTTTGAGGCGACTTCCTCCACGCATTCGATCAGAGGTTAAAACCAAATTTCAGTTGATTCTACACGACGCAGAATTTTGCTTTGACAcaagtaaaacacacacatgcagatgcTCACAAACCGAATGA